Genomic DNA from Magnolia sinica isolate HGM2019 chromosome 4, MsV1, whole genome shotgun sequence:
tcatatccTCCCTTCCCAACTCAAATCAGACACCTTCCATAAATTCCCCCTGACTTTTACGTGTGATGGACCTAATGACACAGGTGACTCTTTTCCCAACGTCACTAATATATTTCCATGCTGATCCTCTGTGATTGTTTGCCAGGCCAGGGAATCAAACCCCTTCTGACAATCAGTATTTCCTGACAATCCTTGTTTGACAGCCCTCAATATTTGACGATTGACCTTTTAACATTTCCAAGGAAAATGACACTCCAAACCTTCCATAGTTTTCCATTCCCTGATGTTTCCATAGGGGGTTTTCCATGTCCATGTTTTCAATTCTCACAATCCAAACATGCAACATGCCCATGAATTTAGTTAGTTTTAATTTTCGGTAGCCATCATAATTGAAAGATAAGAATATGATTCATTGTTTACCACAAGGATATCTCAATCCCCAGTTTCATCGATGCAAGTCTCACCAAAATTTGCAAGCATAATGCACATGGGGAATGACAAAACAAGTCAGGAAGGAAAAGATTCCAAAGGTTAGCTTAGCAATCTACATAGAAAGGGTTATCAATGAAATTACCAGAAATGATAAAGGAATATCAAAATTCTCCCCAGAAGTTGCAAGAAATACCTCTTCAGAGATTTTAACTCTGAACTACATGATCTCAACGACAGCTCGACCAATGATATTTCCAGCATCAAGATCCTGGTATGCTTTCCCCGCTTCCTCAAATTTGCACTTTCTCGAAACAGCACCACTAAGATTGAAGATACCGGTTTCTGCAAGTTTAACCACCTGGGGAAGATCTTGCCTTGCCCTGGCTCCATATGAGCCTATGATTTTTATCTGCACCATGGAATCATGGGTTTCATGCCATATTTCATTTtcatgaaaaagaaagaagaattaaCAGAAAGAATAGGGATGGAATAGAATATTGCATGTTTTCCAACTATGGCCGCAAACTGCTCTAACAGAAAGGTAGGAAAGTCACGAGGTGGTCCCCAATTGTGAGACGATGAATCATAAATATAGGGATGTTTTTGGAATGTCCATAACCATGACCAAGACGTGTATAGCCATGCACCTACGTGGGGAATGGCCACTAccagttataaaaataaaattaaaaaattaaaaaaaaaaaaaattttaaaggtaTGGCCATTACACTTAAATAGGAGATTGTAGAGCAAAACAGATAAAGGAAACAGACCTCATTTCTTTTTAGCAAAACGAAAAAGACTTCATAGTAATTGAAACTTTTCAACAGAGAGAGTAGAAAGTCCCAAGTGAGATAACTTTCAGTCCTTACAACATTTTTCTGCACACATTTTCTACTTTGTTGTTACCCGCGGGTGCAAACACAACAAGGTGGGGAGGGAGTCACAAGGCAGGAGCAGAGATAGCACGGCATATGGGAAGCTAAACCGGAGCGCAAGTGGGAGGGAAGAGCAATGGTTAGTAAAAATGTGCTGGAATAAATTAACAGAATGGGGAATGTTCCAGAGCAGGTTCACTGTCCTAAGTGGTGAATCTAAGGACCCAACAGACAACATCAGACAGTAGATGATTAGTAAAAGAGGTCAATCCACGACAACGGGATCAGTTTATCATGGTAACTTGAAAGAAATGAGAGGGGCTTCTTATCACATGAATTCTGGACTCTAATCAACTCTACGAAGAGTCAAAAGGCACTAAAATGAGGATTTCCATACTTTTCGAAGGAGTTGTCAATCCCTACTTGGATCACGGGTCATTTCTGTACACTGCACATAAACTGATACTTGGATCACGGGTCACTCCCATACACCGTATGTGAACAGGTATGCGGCAAACTATCCTCCAATAAGTGGAACGctaggggtaggatcatgtgAGTTGTCCATTAGATGCACTAATATATGCAATCTGGTTTAATATATGGGATATATCATCATTAGGCGACCCCAATtggttgggatgaggcttagatgatgatattgTCATTTataatgaaatgatgaatgttataCCAATCCTCCTTGCATAATGCTATATTATATGTACACCATTGCgtaaatcaaagtataaatctCTACATTCTAAATATAAATTGACATTGCAACTTAGGCAACACTAGGAGCATAGAGCCAGAACTTTGGGTCTGTAAAAATAGTGACTTGGATCACAAATTGCCCATAACCAAACCGCACAATGTGGAATGGGAAACTATGGGGGTTGACAATTTAGGTAACATTGGTCCCACCTATTTTGGGCTGTCATTTCTTGGTTCTACAAATAgacattttttccctttttttttcttttggaaaacATTCATATTAAGAGGCAATGGTGTTGAAAAGTAACATCACAAGATGATCCTTAATAACCGTGCGATGCAAAACTGATCTGTTTGTCTCAGTCAAGGCATCAAATAGACATTTTACCCTGACATAAGTGTAAGGAATAGGTATGCTAGACTGAGAtgcaaaactttttttttctgCGAATAAAACTCCAATAAATTCCGCAGTCTAGCAATGCCTTAAACACTTCCAAGTTCTTTCTGATATATGATCCATCATCTCAGATAACAATGGCACATTTCTCAGATTCTTAAAAACAATCATTAGAGATGAGTAGAAAGAATTTAACCTCCCTATAATAGAAATCTCATTCATTCTGACTACTGCAGTAATTCATAGAAGATTATTTCTAATAATTGAAGGACTTGGAAAATCATTGAATAATGTTTTAATTGGTAGATACCACATCATACCTGTCTGCGGACAAGACGGGTTATATCTACTTCCCCTATAGCATTGGATGCAGCAAGCCCTATCATTACAGCTTTCCCTCCGTCTCGTACACTTTGTGTGCACTGCAGAAAAGTGAGTGGCTTTCCCAATGCTTCCACAGCAACATCCACACCCCTTCCTCCAGTTATTTCCTGGCAATAGCAAGTGCAAAAAATATAACCAGCAAGCTCATACCAAATCATCAGAAAGGTATCATTCGTCAGCTGAGAAGTATGTCTGATTAAAGTAAACTCGCTAGTATGTATTTGATAATGCCTTCTTTGAATATCATAATGATATGATGAATCGAATAAAGAGTTACACTCCTGGTCAGGATAAGCAATGCCAAAAGTCTGAGGAACAATAAATTCACTGAACATTACTAAGCCCACCATTCATCTTGCCAAATTCCTGTCAGGCCACACTGTCAACTTGGACATGTGTGGAACATCCAATCCatgcaaaggtgggccccaatgtggAGACGACTTAAAAATCAGGCAGGtaaactcatcaagtgggccccgatGTGGAGATTAACTGACCAGAAAATCAGACAGGTAAAATGATAAGGGGAGTCACTCATTTAGTCATGTATAAAAACAGTGGACAGTTTAACTAATTgcaaatggtccacattcaacaatcAACATACACATTGCCCAGCTGATGAgtagatgggcctgatttttggaccacatAATTTACAtgcttgggcccacctgatgcatggcatTAATGTGAATGTCCAATAGATTTGCCCGATAGGTCCATGTGGGCACATGTAGAGGTGTATGAGGACATAAGAAACTCTTGACTTGAACATAAAACAGGAGGGAGAACCCTTGGATCGATCATGATAATAGAGCAACTGTTGTACTCAAATTTTCAATAGTTAAATCCAGTAAATAAACAGGTTGATGATTGTAAAAGACGTTAATCATTCAAAACTCTTTCAGCCATGTGAAAAGGACCACATCCTTTATAAGGACCGTTCTTAATCTAGTTTCAAGCTTTAAATAAAATGGTTCAGTACAGAAGAGCACCTTTATCTTGTCAACGGCATTTTCTTTTGCTGCATTTATTGTGTGAGTTGCTCCTAGCATCTTTGCATTGTGAAGTTTATCATCTTGAACATCAACAGCAATAATTTCAGAAGCCCCAAATGCCCGTGCTATCTGTAAACAACTGGGAGAAGTAATTTAGTCAGAATGATGTAAACCTGAGACTTAAGATTCTATAAAAGCAGAAACGTTATATTATATGCCATCAACTATGCCGGAggaatttgaaaaagaaatataCAGCATTTACATGGGTCGTCATCAGCATCATGGTAGAGTTGTcatcattatttttttattttttttattttaaaggtcAAATCACTGTCCCACCCAGCTAATTTGATCGGCAGCGTATGCATTTGCGTATCAGCAATAATATCcaatgcaacatcatcatcacctcaGACTTGTCCCAGGTATTTGGAGTCAGCTTCGGGAATCCTTTTCAAACAGGAATTCTCATGATTTATTGGCAAAAGTTCAATAACCGCCTACCCGCCTACCATCCGCCGTCCTTTACCACGgatgtcttttcttttcttcttcttttctgggggggggggggaatttgAATCACTTAATTCGTTTTTATAGATAAATAAAAAGTCAGCTTGCTTCATAAATTTAATTGAATGATACGAAAAGGGGTATTATGTGATAGACAATCATCCACACAAGGGTGTGCAACAACTCAAACAGCCACCTGAAACTGAACAAGTTGCTGTTCAGCACAAGCTTAAATATCTGAACTTCAACACAGCACATCTCCTGCCTTGTCACTATTCTACTATGGTAAGTTAATAAAATTAGCATACCTTATGTTCTGATGTTAAGTTACTGCCAAATTGCATATTCCATAATCATTAGCAGTCAACCACTTGATGAATCATTATTGCAAAGGCCTTGTTCTTTAGACAGCATACTTAGTTAATGATCATGGCGTCATCTGAGTTGGAATTTGCAGTAACCAAACGAGCCATAACTAATGCAGAGGCATAGCTACTTCCATTACTCGTGAAAACTTCAGGGATTTAAGGGTGagatatagattttttttttttttttttatggcagCATCCCTGATGCGTATTGGTGCAAGTCAATTTTTCCCCGTTTGGGAGCCTCCACAAGGAAACATTGACGTGCAACAGAAAAGGCAGGAAAACATATTCCGTCAAATGTGTTTACATTCCCCAGTCCACCTCAATGCACAGTCCTTTCGAGATGAAGTGGCCCCACCAACAAGTCAACAAAAAACATGGGGTACTTcctagagctgggcacgggatgactcgacttgttcagacccaactcgacccaaaccgaatgggtgagtcgatccgaaccaAGTAaacttcgcccaatccgaactcaaaccgagtcgagtctgagttacccagtaactcgacccgaaacccGCCTCATTCAGACTTGACTTGatctgaaacccgactcgactcgggttcaggtgggtgggtgtgtgtgtgtgtgtgtgtgtaaactatTTTCCataactctctaaccctacccgccacacccgacccgatcccaaactctctctccctcatcctcctcctctcccaagcccggcaaccacccactaCCGCCACCACCCTCGTCTCTCTCTgtttcctctccactccctccctctctctccacccacaAAGATTTGGATAATTGTTGTTGGATTGCATTTGTAAAATACATATCTGCTATTTTGCTATAAGCCTACAACATTCTAAAGTCGGCGAACTTATATTGATTTCTAATACCATATGATAATGACCGCTCATACCTTTTTGGTTTGCGCTTCCTACggctgtacatcgagctgagtcgatGTGGGCTAAGTTCGGCTTGACTTGTCTATGTTGTACTAAGTTTAGCACCCAACCCAACACAGCCgcccaacctgacctgacccaacccaatccaatccaaatcaaacagaaaataaaaataaaatataaaaaattaaataaatcatttaaatattcatTGATAGAGGAATGTAACCTACCCTTATGGTCGTATCTAACTactgagagagagatagagagagagtgacAGAGCTGCAGCGAGTGGCCAATTGCTGAGCCAGGCTAAGATGAGTCGGGCAGATGCCAGCCGAGTGAGGATCAGGACAGGAAAGGAGGAGGAGAGGgagatatataaatatatatatatatatatatatatattattttttatttttgattgcTTGCTCAGGCGGACGCAAGCTgcggcgggttgggttgggcaagggaaagggaggaaaagaaagagaggataGGGCTGCAtattcgagttcgagttcgaattcgagtcgagtcaagtaaaGTCGAGCTGCACTATGCCTGAACTCGGCTTGTTTTCAAATCGAGTTGGGTAGTATTGAGCTTGACTCGCCCTGAGTcgtcattcaagccgagtcaatccgagctagcTCAACTCATTTACAGCCCTAGTGCTTCCTCTCATGCAAGATGAGTTTCTCCTTTTATATTTGTTTGGTTCTTGTGATGTATCAATTCAATGCTTGAATTTTATGGCTTCTTGCAAATAAGACTACACTTTTTTGCCATTCTATCTATTAATATGGTGGCACTCTATGCAAGAGAAACGGGTAAGAGAGATTGTTCTCAAGGCAATGGGCCAGGCAATCAGCAAGACAGTGGCCATTGCTGAAATTATAAAGGTCTGTTTTCTACTTTCATTATTTTTCCCTTGTTGGGAACCTAATCAGACATCATGACCTGTTTAACATCAAAAAATGCAGAAGAGGATTCTAGGTTTGCATCAAGATACTACCATTAGTTCAACGAGCATAACTGATATATGGGAAGCCATAGAAGAGGGCCTACTACCGTAAGTCTCTGACTtgatcttctttctttcttttcttaataCTTCAAAGCATAAACACGATTTCTCATTTTTATTTCTACCAACCATACTCAACTCaagtggggaaaaaaaaaaaaaagacggaaAAAAAGCTCAAATCGATCCAACTCGGTGCTAACTTGACCTAACTCGGGGCtgacttgacccgactcggtcATTGTGAAgggtcggactcggtccggattagtccaggccagacctggaCTCGGATCAGTtaaggcatgctggactcggtaacgagtcgggtcaagttcagGTCAAGtatatttcaaaactggatcgggtcgggtcagccctaactcggtccgactcgactcgatgcccagctctagtactTCCACATGGCCCCTAAAACCCAAGTCTTTTGACAATCTCAATTGAACAGATTTAGAacttgtccaaaaaaaaaaaaatctccaaacTATGTACTGTTGCCATTTATGTGAATAAATTAACCAAAAGCATAATGAAAGGAGATTGTTACAAAGATGTTGATCACATTACAACTTTGGGCTGTCACCTTGATCCAACACCACCAATCCCGATCACAGCAATGGCTTCTCCAGCACGCATGTCAGCTGCATGTTTCATAGCACCATAGGCTGTAAAGACTGCACATCCCAAAATAGCTGACTCTGTATATGGCAATGAGTTTGGAAGAACTGCTAATGCATTGGCAGGCACAACACAATATTCAGCAAGTCCCCCCATGCTATACATGTATACAGGCTTTCCTGCACAACATAGCCTAGTTTTAGCAATCAACATAGAAAGCATGTATTTCATGTCATGATAGCCACAAATACTGGATGCACAAGAAATAGGTACGTATAAGAACAAAGAAATGATCAGCAAATTAAGATTGAATAACTAAGCAGTGTGATGGTATGTATAGGCTCCAATGATCTGTTAAGGAGATTGTAAGATACTCTAACATAGTCTttcctttgcttttttttttttcctgggggCGGTGGGGGGGTTTGGATGACGATGAATGATGATATCAACATGTATGTGCATGTGCATCatctttatcatcatcatcatcatcatcatgttagCCTTTCTCCCAGCAATATGTGGTCATCTTATATGGCAGATATAGCAAAAGTTCTGTGATCAGCAGCCCATAAAACATCAACATTCCTCTTTCATTCAGGCTCTGGCACTGCCATAGTAGAGGCTGACATAGATGATATTCGTATTGAAATTAGATATTAAACTTACTGGCTTTTGGTTAATTACTTTGAATGCTTAGTTCCGACTGTGCTTTTTTATACATTATTATATGTGTGCATATTGATGCATACATATtgaaaaaatgacaaaatttACTGAAAGAGAGTGAAAAATCTACAACGAGGCAGGTTTCGTACACGTTGCATGTGCCGCATGTACCACCTGTGCCACCATCAACCTTTAACCGCCAACATGCGCCCCATGCCATCGttcattttcaagcaacccaCATGTGCTACATGTGTCAGCATAAATCTTCAAGCGCctacatgtgccaccatcaatcTACAAGCAGCTCATATGCCACATGCGCCACATGTGTTAGATGTTCCTTCCCTATCCAGGGTGGTTGACAAACAACATGCAAGGCAGGTTATCCAGGACAGACTATCCCTAATAGACTACCCAGGATAGCCCGTTCGGAATGGAACTTTGCCTGCATCAAAACAAGCCCCTAGAGTGAACCAGATTAAAGTGATGTGGTTTACGTCTCCTCCTTTCTTCAATTTTGCTCCAAGGGGGTCAATTTACCACAAGGTTTGCAAATCGGTTTCGGTGTGTACCGCATCAGTCACCACCAACACAGAGTCATATCACCCTTGTATCTGGCTGTTTCAGGCAGATATGGGCCGATGCAGCTGTATCACTCATGGGTGATACTGGAACATATTGGGCAGCATGTACCAGTTTCGGATGATACATCAAACCATGATTGCTGATGAGTTGGCAGTAAGCGGTGCATCAAGGCAATCTTTAAACATGGGTGATTCATATCAATTATGTTAACATAGGTCAACctgttttcttgtttcttttaaCAATATTTCACTGTGTATAAAGAAAACTGTGGCCTCGAACTCCCATTAAAGCAGGTCTAATGCAAAGGCGAATCTGGGAGGTGGATTAGCATGGGAGCAGGGGGAATTGACACATCCAAGCCACAAATCATACATAGGGC
This window encodes:
- the LOC131242835 gene encoding uncharacterized protein LOC131242835, with the protein product MAFFSTIISRALVRSSNSRILKPSIPWRSICHGVSREDASAYHLSGGPSFMRGTVFWEPNKPLTIEDFQMPRPKAGELLIKTKACGICHSDLHVLKGELPFASPCVVGHEITGEVVDHGAHTDSGIIKRFPVGAHVVGAFIMPCGNCFYCVKGQEDLCEAFFAYNRAKGTLYDGETRLFLRGSGKPVYMYSMGGLAEYCVVPANALAVLPNSLPYTESAILGCAVFTAYGAMKHAADMRAGEAIAVIGIGGVGSSCLQIARAFGASEIIAVDVQDDKLHNAKMLGATHTINAAKENAVDKIKEITGGRGVDVAVEALGKPLTFLQCTQSVRDGGKAVMIGLAASNAIGEVDITRLVRRQIKIIGSYGARARQDLPQVVKLAETGIFNLSGAVSRKCKFEEAGKAYQDLDAGNIIGRAVVEIM